The nucleotide sequence CAAGATTGTGGGTGGTCAGGATGCCCCAGTGGGAGGCTGGCCCTGGCAGGTGAGTCTACAACGATCAGCCTTCCATTTTTGTGGAGGATCTCTCATCAACAACCAGTGGGTTCTGACTGCTGCTCACTGTTTCCCCAAGTAAGGATTCATACAAATCTACAGTACCATTTTGTGTTTAACCAAAACATTttctacatttatttgtgatatACTTAACAActacccacccctcccccagcaccaaccCATCAAATCTGCAGGTCATCTTGGGAGCTAAGAGCCTGGATCAACCCAATCAAAACCAGGTGTCCAGCTCAGTAGCAGAGATCATCTGCAATCCCAACTATGATGACAGGACCAGCGACAATGATATGTGTCTGCTGaagctgtcctctgctgtgacTTTTACCAACTATATCCAGCCTGTCTGCTTAGCAGCACCTGGCAGCACCTACAATGCAGGCATTGTCAGCTGGGTCACTGGTTGGGGGACTATTAATTCAGATGGTGAGCACTCATGAGGTATCTTAAAATACTAGACAACTGTATTACAGACCTAGATTAAAGATCTCCAAATAAAGATAATCAATACCTTGAATACGTTTCCATTGACTGGAaatgtacatttactacagtatTACTAGTCACATGAGTTTGACAGATTTAGCTAATTTTCTTAAGTGAAAGTCCAACATATAAATTAAGTCAATATTTTTGTAGGCATATAGTGTAGTATACAATTCTAGGAAGACTAAAACATTAGTTTTACTGATATACAGGGAAAGGAACAAAAATTTGAACTTACAATTATGAATCTTAAAGTTTCTGATACATTTAATACTGATTAAATGAAGTCTGTTTCCGCAGtaagcctcccctcccctaggaATCTCCAGGAAGTAGATGTGCCTATAGTGGGGAACAGACAGTGCAACTGTAACTATGGAGTGGGCTCTATCACAGACAACATGTTGTGTGCTGGTTTAACAGCTGGAGGAAAGGACTCCTGTCAGGTAATATGCTACTTAATGTAACTCTTTTGATaattgatcattaataaacataaATTTTTATATTGCTTAAAAAATGATAATCCCTGACATTGTTAAACCCTCTCCAGGGTGACTCGGGGGGTCCCTTGGTCAGCAAACAGGATGGTCGCTGGATCCAGTCTGGAGTGGTGAGTTTTGGCAAAGGCTGTGCTCTGGCCAAATTCCCAGGAGTCTATGCCAGAGTATCCAAGTACCAGACATGGATCAACAGCATAATCACCAGCAGCCAGCCAGGATTTGTTACTTTCAGCTCTAGTGGAACTGACTCTGACCTAAGTACCACCTGCACTGACTTACCACCAGCCAACAATGGAGCTTCCCCAGCTCaggcctccttctcttctctccttctcttgtccCTCAACGGTGTCTTGTTTTTCCTCAAATAAGGTTTGATGAACCAGAACACTGCCACAAAAGTTTAGAATTCCATTACATGTTTCTAGGAAGTTTGCTTTCAGTCATGAATGTTTACAACCTATTTTGCCCTAAATCATTCAGGACATTTTGTCAGTGACACAGAAAACATACTCAGgaattgttatttttttattataaagGGCTGATGTATTTAAGCAATGATAGGATTccacaaattacatttacatttagtcatttagcagacgctcttatccagagcgacttacagtaagtacaggacagtaagtacagggacattctcacgagtagggtgaagtgccttgcccaaggacacaatgtcagttggcatgaccgggaatcaaactggcaaccttcggattactagcccgattccctcaccgctcagccacctgactccccggacAAATATTTTCTTACAAGAAAATGTTTCTAGTCAAGCAATGCAGTTAAATTGGAATAAGCTTTGTCAGATTCAGTTTGTCATTTTTTTCACAGTACATATAGTCAAAGATTATGTAttctttcaattttttttaatgtatttcacagATTTGAATGACTAGCAGCACTAAAACCAACCTGTGTCATAGTAATCGGCACTGCATTCACCATGTTGCTCTTTTGAGGGTCTACCTCATCTGCAGCCACAACTAAAGTGTACTGAATCTCTCTAGAAGATTATGGTATACTCAAGCTATTTCTTATCAGGGATATACTGCACATATACGTATTCCATAATCGAAGAGAGTTGTGGTTGTCTTTATGAAGGATTTCCAGTTTTCTGATTTTTTGTTTAGAtgatttattattttattatgaaAGAGTTTTACTGTAAAAGTCATTTCTGAGATTTCATGGCTTAGATATTGCACCTGCAGTTTCACAAATGTTATGTTTACATCAtaaattaatttagcagacacttttatccccAGCAATGTATGAAGTCAATGGCTGGATTGCACTGTGTTTATATCAATCTAAAGTTTCCTTGAGCATGTCATTGGACCTTTCAGACACACGTAGCCTACTCAACAAACGATAGGATGCAAATTTAAGGGAAATAACAAATGTCATCACTGGCTATTGGTGGGACATACAGAATAGATCATTTTACAAGCAAGTTTTAAAAACATTTCCTTGCATGTATGGTTAGCACATAATGAAAGATATACAGTTATAAAAACGATTttacactgattcaaatcactATAACAATTGTGTTTCTGTATTGCCATTTCAACATTTTAATTAACATAATTTTAATAAATTAAAACAAGCTATGCTGACTAAACATAATAATTTAATCAGAAAGGTGTTAAATGTATTTCTGAAATGTAGTTAACCaagtgggtagtgaccgaaagaacgagatcgcgaatacaagcggccgaaatgagttttctccgcagggtgtccgggctctcccttagagatagggtgagaagctcggccatccgggaggggctcagagtagaaccgctgccccggggaagacccaggacacgctggagggactaggtctctcggctggcctgggaacgcctcggggtcccccaggaagagctggtggaagtggccggggagaggaaagtctgggcctccctgcttaggttgctgcccccgcgacccgacctccggacaagcggaagatgatggatggatggatagttaACCAAGTATAACATTTCATTTGGGTTATAATCACAATTAGATCATTTTCTTATTAAATTAATACATCTACACACtaatgataaaatatgattgttTCATCTGTATTAAAACATTATTCACTAACCTGCGAGTAGTTTTGTTGTAATTATTTGGCTTTTCATTCaaattgttactgacaatttGAGCACTTCCCGGGAATTAAATTCTTAAGGTATCAACACACATTGAGACAACCTATCAATTAACTATTGGTAGACGTTTTACTAGGGTTGGGTTTTTGGCCCCCACGTTTCATTTTGTCGGCCGGTCATTCAGTGGAGAGGCAATAGGCTAGAACAAACTTTTTGGGCTTTAAATTAGAGCTTGAAATTCAACCAGTCAGCCTGTATCCACGTGATAGGCTCAACCGGGGGAGTATCACCGATGGTGCGGAAGAAACCTCTTGCAAATGAGCAATTTTATCTACGGAAAAATACCACCAAGAGATGGCAAGGATACTCGTAAGGCATGATTCTTAAAGTTAGGACCGATGTTCTTGCAAAATTTGGAACCGGTTCTAAAACGGAACCGGTTCTGGATACCCAACCCTACTTTTAAAACAGCCTTGCTGTTGTCTTACCTGTAAAGAAATACTGCTTTACAACTGTCCAGCATACTGATGCTGGGATCAGTTTTGATCTTCACTTCTCACCTTACTATTATCGTATTTTTCGGGAAAaaagccgcattttctataacccgcaccccaccagaatgggagctttgtgtttgtaaatcggatttGAACCCGAACTgaaatatatgccgcacttgatacgggaacaatcaggggcggttttaggcactGGCAGCCGCCCGGGGCGCCATGAAGAGAGGGGCGGCATTTTCAGCATTTTTTGTGTTTGGTGTTCCGTGTAACACTGAAAGAAAAAGTCTGTTGGATTTACATAAAAAATTAAATGGACATCGGTTGCACATATTAAAGTTATGTTAACACAAAATGCTATATTCATGTTCTATACATTAAATTATTATTTGTTAAACCAACATGacttttttatattcattttaAATATTTATGTTATGTTAAGTATATTAGATTATCATTTGCTAAACTAACATGATTTCTTTATGTTAAATTAATGCTTTTCTTTAATGTTTAGGATATTCAATTATCATCAGTTATACCAACATAACTTTTTTATGTTAAGTTGACCTAACTTTCATAGGTTAATCGGACACTATTGAGTTTGGTATACTTTATATGTTTAAATTACTTACTGATTTGtaattcaaccccccccccccattttacctacatttattttaaaaagcACATGGCTATAGACCAACATCTTCACTTATTAATTCAAGACAGTGCTAAACATCCATAGCTACTAAAATACAACTTGCTGTGTACCACCTGGGTCATCTAATATGTACAGTAAATCACATCACATTGACAACTCAGTGGAAAAACTAAGTCCAATTTATTAAAACACTGTAAATGGCTACAAGCTGTAATGGTGCGGTGATACACACTGCGGTACACAACATCTTTgaggtaataaaaaaaaaaacagtgttgaaaatatgctgtgtgtgtatggatgtaagtaaatgtatgtgtgtaaaatgtatgtatgcatgcagTATGTATATGTAGGTATGTAAATGATCCAAAATGTGTGCAAGTACAcaaacagaatcagaatcagaattcggtatattcgccatgtatgttatacaaacacggaatttactgtggcagggag is from Osmerus mordax isolate fOsmMor3 chromosome 3, fOsmMor3.pri, whole genome shotgun sequence and encodes:
- the LOC136940893 gene encoding serine protease 27-like isoform X1; translation: MAVCKALCWTLLVAFLAKGCYSQLNVCGQAALNSKIVGGQDAPVGGWPWQVSLQRSAFHFCGGSLINNQWVLTAAHCFPNTNPSNLQVILGAKSLDQPNQNQVSSSVAEIICNPNYDDRTSDNDMCLLKLSSAVTFTNYIQPVCLAAPGSTYNAGIVSWVTGWGTINSDVSLPSPRNLQEVDVPIVGNRQCNCNYGVGSITDNMLCAGLTAGGKDSCQGDSGGPLVSKQDGRWIQSGVVSFGKGCALAKFPGVYARVSKYQTWINSIITSSQPGFVTFSSSGTDSDLSTTCTDLPPANNGASPAQASFSSLLLLSLNGVLFFLK
- the LOC136940893 gene encoding serine protease 27-like isoform X2, producing the protein MAVCKALCWTLLVAFLAKVCGQAALNSKIVGGQDAPVGGWPWQVSLQRSAFHFCGGSLINNQWVLTAAHCFPNTNPSNLQVILGAKSLDQPNQNQVSSSVAEIICNPNYDDRTSDNDMCLLKLSSAVTFTNYIQPVCLAAPGSTYNAGIVSWVTGWGTINSDVSLPSPRNLQEVDVPIVGNRQCNCNYGVGSITDNMLCAGLTAGGKDSCQGDSGGPLVSKQDGRWIQSGVVSFGKGCALAKFPGVYARVSKYQTWINSIITSSQPGFVTFSSSGTDSDLSTTCTDLPPANNGASPAQASFSSLLLLSLNGVLFFLK